From the genome of Rhizobium oryzihabitans:
AGCGTTCGGGAGAAGTGATCGATGGCTGATAAGTACGAGCCGCGTCTCAAGACGGAATACGTTTCCCGTATCCGTGGCGCCATGCAGGAGAAGTTCTCCTACGCCAACGTGATGATGATCCCGAAGCTTGAAAAGATCGTGATCAACATGGGTGTTGGCGAAGCGACTGCCGATTCCAAGAAGCCCACGATTGCTGCTGGCGATCTGGCTGCGATTGCCGGCCAGAAGCCGGTCGTTACCCGCGCTCGCAACTCGATCGCTGGTTTCAAGGTTCGCGAAGGCATGCCGATCGGTGCGAAGGTTACCCTTCGTGGCGCACGCATGTACGAATTCCTTGATCGTCTGGTCAACATCGCGCTGCCGCGCGTTCGCGACTTCCGGGGTCTGAACCCCAAGAGCTTTGACGGCCGTGGCAACTTCGCCATGGGCATCAAGGAACACATTGTGTTCCCTGAGATCAACTACGATAAGGTTGATCAGATGTGGGGCATGGACATCATCGTTTGCACGACGGCGACGTCGGACGACGAAGCTCGGGCTCTGCTTACAGAGTTCAACTTCCCGTTCCGTCACTAACCGTAACGACGAGCGTAGAAAAGGAACTCCGATATGGCGAAAACAAGCGCAGTTGAAAAGAACAAGCGCCGCCGCAAGTCGGTCGCCCAGCAGGCCACCAAGCGTGCCGCACTGAAGGCGATCGTGATGAACCAGTCCCTTCCGATCGAAGACCGGTTCAAGGCCACTCTGAAGCTCGCTTCGCTGCCGCGTGACGGCTCGAAGACGCGTATCCGCAACCGCTGCGAAGTAACGGGCCGTCCGCGCGCGTTCTATCGCAAGCTCAAGATGTCGCGTATCGCGCTTCGTGAGCTGGGCAATTCCGGCAAGGTGCCGGGCATTGTCAAGTCGAGCTGGTAAGGAGACGGGCACATGACCATGACTGATCCTTTGGGTGATATGCTCACCCGCATCCGCAATGGTGCTGCTCGCCGCAAGTCGTCGGTAAGCACGCCTGCTTCCAGCCTGCGCGCACGCGTTCTCGACGTGCTTCAGTCTGAAGGCTACATTCGCGGTTATTCCAAGGTCGATTTCGAAAACGGCAAGTCCGAATTCACCATCGAACTGAAGTACTACGAAGGCGCATCCGTGATCCGTGAGATCGGCCGCGTTTCCAAGCCGGGCCGCCGAGTTTATGTCTCGGTTAAGTCCATTCCGCAGGTCGCGAACGGCCTCGGCATCACCATCCTTTCGACCCCGAAGGGCGTGATGGCCGATCACCAGGCTCGCGAACAGAACGTTGGTGGCGAGGTTCTTTGCTCGGTCTTCTAAGGCCAAAGCAGGATCTCCATAACGAACAGACAGGATTGAATAATGTCTCGTATCGGTAAAAAGCCCGTTCCGGTTCCAGCAGGTGTTACGGCCAATGTCGACGGCCAGAAGGTCACTGCTAAGGGCCCGAAGGGTGAACTGTTTTTCGTCGCTAATGACGACATTCAGCTGAAGCTCGAAGATAACGGCGTTTCCGTAACGCCGGCTAACGGCACCAAGGAAGCTCGCTCGAAGTGGGGCATGTCCCGCACGATGATCGAGAACATCTTCAAGGGTGTTAAGGACGGCTATGAGCGCAAGCTCGAAATCAACGGCGTTGGTTACCGTGCCGCCATGCAG
Proteins encoded in this window:
- the rpsH gene encoding 30S ribosomal protein S8 gives rise to the protein MTMTDPLGDMLTRIRNGAARRKSSVSTPASSLRARVLDVLQSEGYIRGYSKVDFENGKSEFTIELKYYEGASVIREIGRVSKPGRRVYVSVKSIPQVANGLGITILSTPKGVMADHQAREQNVGGEVLCSVF
- the rpsN gene encoding 30S ribosomal protein S14 — translated: MAKTSAVEKNKRRRKSVAQQATKRAALKAIVMNQSLPIEDRFKATLKLASLPRDGSKTRIRNRCEVTGRPRAFYRKLKMSRIALRELGNSGKVPGIVKSSW
- the rplE gene encoding 50S ribosomal protein L5, producing MADKYEPRLKTEYVSRIRGAMQEKFSYANVMMIPKLEKIVINMGVGEATADSKKPTIAAGDLAAIAGQKPVVTRARNSIAGFKVREGMPIGAKVTLRGARMYEFLDRLVNIALPRVRDFRGLNPKSFDGRGNFAMGIKEHIVFPEINYDKVDQMWGMDIIVCTTATSDDEARALLTEFNFPFRH
- the rplF gene encoding 50S ribosomal protein L6, producing the protein MSRIGKKPVPVPAGVTANVDGQKVTAKGPKGELFFVANDDIQLKLEDNGVSVTPANGTKEARSKWGMSRTMIENIFKGVKDGYERKLEINGVGYRAAMQGKNLQLALGFSHDVVYEPPVGITIAVPKPTEIIVSGINKQQVGQVAAEIREYRGPEPYKGKGVKYAEERIVRKEGKKK